In Paenarthrobacter sp. GOM3, a single window of DNA contains:
- a CDS encoding Poxvirus protein I5 → MSTIDTTGKSSGASGIPVNRFALFSETILAGVIVLLLSVPLVTAPAAYAAGVAHLERHLSGRDDSLRSLWGNFRRALPGSWKLGITTAAAAVVIVLNLLLALVGQLPGRAAILPATVILAAGGAVLLLRITANWSGQVAWNADEGQVPTDVPGSQRWAAAYASAKSDSLRDWSGSLLLLAAVFMAVVFVWMLQALFVIVPGTLVLAAAATKIRSHRNSRPTR, encoded by the coding sequence ATGAGCACCATCGACACCACAGGCAAGTCGTCGGGGGCCTCCGGCATCCCGGTCAACCGCTTTGCGTTGTTCTCCGAAACCATCCTGGCCGGAGTCATCGTGCTCCTCTTGTCCGTTCCCTTGGTGACGGCGCCGGCTGCCTACGCGGCCGGCGTCGCGCACCTGGAAAGGCACCTCAGCGGCAGGGACGATTCCCTGCGAAGCCTTTGGGGAAACTTCCGCCGGGCGCTTCCCGGCAGTTGGAAGCTGGGAATCACGACGGCGGCAGCCGCCGTCGTGATTGTCCTGAACCTGTTGCTCGCCCTGGTGGGGCAACTGCCGGGGCGGGCTGCGATCCTGCCTGCCACAGTCATCCTGGCAGCCGGCGGTGCGGTGCTTTTGCTGCGCATCACGGCCAATTGGAGTGGCCAGGTGGCATGGAACGCGGATGAGGGCCAGGTGCCCACAGACGTTCCGGGCTCCCAGCGCTGGGCGGCGGCCTATGCCAGTGCGAAGAGCGATTCCCTGCGTGACTGGAGTGGCTCGCTGCTGCTTCTCGCCGCCGTGTTCATGGCAGTTGTCTTCGTCTGGATGCTGCAGGCGTTGTTCGTGATTGTGCCCGGAACGCTGGTGCTCGCGGCGGCCGCCACCAAGATCCGTTCCCACCGAAATTCCAGACCAACCCGCTGA
- a CDS encoding rhamnogalacturonan acetylesterase yields MKILLAGDSTVAACPSYEYPMSGWGAHLAPETYWWGAVHNVAKGGATTESFREEGLWYQLLNQTVLGDLVLIQFGHNDQKRAHLAARSGYDDNLRRMVAEVRSKGGVPILCTPVERRHWIDGRLVATLGDYPGVVRELGTELGVDVIDLNQWTRALYEQLGEEKSTELFFHVAPGEHAHWAGGLEDNTHFHRKGATLIAGYVAGQLETLGYGLAATLGARA; encoded by the coding sequence ATGAAAATCCTCCTCGCGGGCGACTCCACCGTGGCCGCCTGCCCCAGTTACGAATACCCGATGAGCGGCTGGGGTGCCCACCTCGCCCCGGAAACCTACTGGTGGGGCGCCGTCCACAACGTCGCCAAAGGCGGCGCCACCACGGAGTCATTCCGCGAGGAGGGCCTCTGGTACCAATTGCTCAACCAGACGGTCCTGGGCGACCTGGTACTCATCCAGTTCGGGCACAACGACCAGAAGCGTGCACACCTCGCCGCCCGCTCGGGCTACGACGACAACCTTCGCCGCATGGTGGCCGAGGTCCGTTCCAAGGGCGGCGTGCCCATCCTGTGCACCCCGGTGGAGCGCCGGCATTGGATCGACGGCCGCCTGGTGGCCACCTTGGGTGACTATCCCGGCGTCGTGCGTGAACTCGGAACCGAGCTGGGCGTGGACGTCATCGACCTCAACCAGTGGACCCGCGCACTTTACGAACAGCTTGGGGAGGAGAAGTCCACGGAGCTTTTCTTCCACGTCGCTCCCGGCGAACACGCGCACTGGGCCGGCGGTCTGGAGGACAACACGCACTTCCACCGGAAGGGGGCCACGTTGATCGCCGGATATGTGGCGGGGCAATTGGAAACCCTCGGCTACGGACTTGCTGCCACCCTCGGGGCGCGCGCGTGA
- a CDS encoding extracellular solute-binding protein: MIRRKQTLAAAVVVSAALALTACGGEAPTSDLSSVKIMAPFLEAQPPTADGAVQKKLEELTGKDVNITWTPNASYEDKMNITLASSDIPHVLVVQGKTPGFVKNAEAGAFWDLTDKLKDYPNLNTTFPEVQQNASVNGKVYGVYRGRNPIRAAVMFRQDWLDKLGLKAPETTEDLYKVAKAFTEQDPDGNGQNDTYGITIPKWGGLGTNSPYDLLETWYGAGNRWAERDGKLVPSFETDEFLEANRFIKKMVDEKLINPDFATFDSTKWNEPFFNGKGGIIIDVDSRASVLINLFKQANPNDFQNKVGFVGSLKGPDGELHAHPTDGYSGFLAIPKSSVKTEADLKNVLTFLDKLNSKEVAILMNNGIEGVNFNVEDGLAATIKPETPEGKAVNTDIKSFAQLGTNVTGNSFYPVKQASEYEQKVFDDRVAVMAEDLKSAVYNPAAAFVSPTYVAKGAQLDNIVADARIKYLAGQSDEQGLKDAIKLWNTSGGDKVKEEINKLWQDNKK, from the coding sequence ATGATCCGTAGAAAACAAACGCTGGCCGCCGCCGTCGTAGTTTCCGCTGCCTTGGCGCTGACCGCCTGCGGTGGCGAAGCGCCGACGTCGGACCTCTCGTCCGTCAAGATCATGGCGCCGTTCCTGGAGGCGCAACCGCCAACAGCCGATGGCGCCGTCCAGAAAAAGCTCGAAGAGCTGACGGGCAAGGACGTCAACATCACCTGGACGCCCAACGCATCGTATGAGGACAAGATGAACATCACTCTGGCTTCCTCCGACATCCCCCACGTGCTGGTGGTCCAAGGCAAAACGCCCGGCTTCGTGAAGAATGCCGAAGCCGGAGCTTTCTGGGACCTGACAGACAAACTCAAGGACTACCCGAACCTCAACACCACCTTTCCGGAAGTCCAGCAGAACGCCAGCGTCAACGGCAAGGTCTACGGCGTTTACCGCGGCCGCAACCCGATCCGCGCCGCGGTGATGTTCCGTCAGGACTGGTTGGACAAGCTCGGACTCAAAGCACCAGAAACCACCGAAGACCTCTACAAGGTAGCCAAGGCGTTCACCGAACAGGATCCGGACGGCAACGGCCAGAACGACACCTACGGAATCACCATTCCCAAATGGGGTGGGCTGGGCACCAACAGCCCCTATGACCTCCTCGAAACCTGGTACGGCGCCGGGAACCGTTGGGCCGAGCGCGACGGAAAACTCGTCCCCAGCTTCGAGACCGACGAGTTCCTCGAGGCCAATCGCTTCATCAAGAAGATGGTGGATGAGAAGCTCATCAACCCCGATTTCGCCACCTTCGACAGCACCAAGTGGAACGAGCCGTTCTTCAACGGCAAGGGCGGAATCATCATCGACGTCGACTCCCGGGCGAGCGTCCTGATCAACCTGTTCAAGCAGGCCAACCCCAATGACTTCCAGAACAAGGTGGGTTTCGTGGGCAGCCTCAAGGGCCCCGACGGCGAACTGCACGCCCACCCCACCGATGGCTACTCCGGCTTCCTGGCCATCCCCAAGTCCAGCGTCAAAACCGAGGCCGACCTGAAGAACGTCCTGACCTTCCTGGACAAGCTGAACAGCAAGGAAGTGGCCATCCTGATGAACAACGGGATTGAGGGCGTGAATTTCAACGTAGAGGATGGCCTGGCCGCCACCATCAAGCCTGAAACTCCTGAGGGCAAGGCCGTCAATACGGACATCAAGAGCTTCGCTCAGCTCGGAACAAACGTCACCGGCAATAGCTTCTACCCCGTCAAGCAGGCCTCCGAGTACGAGCAGAAGGTCTTCGATGACCGCGTAGCCGTCATGGCCGAGGACCTCAAGAGCGCCGTCTACAACCCGGCAGCCGCCTTCGTTTCGCCCACCTATGTTGCCAAGGGTGCCCAGTTGGACAACATCGTGGCCGATGCACGCATCAAGTACCTGGCCGGCCAGAGCGACGAGCAGGGCCTGAAGGACGCCATCAAGCTGTGGAACACCAGCGGCGGTGACAAGGTCAAGGAAGAAATCAACAAGCTCTGGCAGGACAACAAGAAGTGA
- a CDS encoding DUF1961 family protein, whose translation MIHSNPLRGPADVRSWIAEGPVQFGTYDAGPASSGDGTSALVLSGALDAEVHGDHAHWTLWCPEEIPDSVRIAWEFLPLEEPGLAMVFFAARGHGGQDLFSPALAPRTGYYPQYHSGDVDALHVSYFRHKHAAERAFRTCNLRKSAGFQLVAQGADPLPPAEDADGFYRLELVKDGPRVAFSINGLPLFEWVDPSPEPLGGGYFGIRQMAPLKAAYRNLSISPLRPLRPVTGHTNP comes from the coding sequence GTGATCCATTCCAACCCGCTGCGGGGCCCCGCGGATGTGCGCTCCTGGATCGCGGAGGGTCCGGTTCAGTTCGGAACCTACGACGCCGGACCAGCTTCCAGCGGCGACGGAACCAGCGCGCTGGTCCTCTCGGGCGCCCTTGACGCTGAGGTCCACGGCGATCACGCGCACTGGACCCTGTGGTGCCCGGAAGAAATCCCGGATTCCGTCCGGATCGCCTGGGAGTTCCTGCCGCTCGAAGAGCCCGGCCTGGCAATGGTGTTTTTCGCTGCACGGGGTCATGGCGGGCAGGACTTGTTCTCGCCCGCGCTGGCTCCCCGCACCGGCTACTACCCGCAGTACCACTCGGGAGATGTCGATGCCCTCCACGTCTCCTACTTCCGCCACAAGCACGCCGCGGAGCGGGCCTTCAGAACCTGCAATCTCCGCAAAAGTGCGGGTTTCCAACTCGTGGCGCAAGGGGCCGACCCCCTTCCTCCCGCCGAGGACGCCGACGGCTTCTACCGCTTGGAACTGGTCAAGGACGGGCCCCGTGTCGCGTTTTCCATCAACGGACTGCCCTTGTTCGAATGGGTGGATCCCAGCCCGGAGCCACTGGGCGGCGGCTACTTCGGCATCCGCCAAATGGCCCCGTTGAAGGCCGCGTACCGCAACCTCTCCATCAGCCCACTCCGGCCGCTACGCCCCGTGACGGGCCACACCAACCCATGA
- a CDS encoding DUF6807 family protein, whose translation MDARSVESATSPNPLGAAPVRSEGATSETTAPEPTARTTPARIALVGVHGFGVHHLHNLERLRAEGLVDLVAVADPNPPAAGSLPETTAVHSNLEGLLAGNHRPDVIIVATPIQTHAPLALSVLAARADLYLEKPPVASMKDFLRLQEAASAAGRSVQIGFQSLGSHALTALEKLAQGQSTAELPRIGTLKGISATGRWVRDRAYYKRSRWAGKRSLDGVDVVDGVATNPLAHAIATALRIAGARHAGDLASVDTDLYRANDIESDDTSVIRMRTTAGLPITCALTLCAAESVEPYVTLHGTEGTAVFQYTEDRVTVRTESGETSHTFGREDLTANLLKHLSDGTPLLSPLDHSGAFMRVLEAIRTADAPALIPTESVVWVGTGDQAHAVIPHIEDILDRATSAHATFAELGFPWARAVTSGAHALFTSPAEPATPAAVLRSGRGLERELSPRPYLHPVSTQAGIVVTDHLASDHAWHLGTGFALQDVNGSNFWGGRSYRRTAGKYVDLNDHGRVDIVGVTRGGGHAALDLEWFGADGSLLLEERRTFNRSLVSPSTWRLDIQTQLTAVVDVTLGSPGSHGAAGSGYGGFFWRLPANSSPRVFSSTAEGESAVHGSVSPWLAWSGEFDGGPATLVFGAPVESPDPWFVRCSGYPAVGSALAWDSAVELARGTSLARTNTVWISDGSLDVDEIEALVASR comes from the coding sequence ATGGACGCCCGCTCCGTCGAGTCCGCCACCAGCCCAAACCCCCTTGGCGCCGCACCAGTGCGCAGCGAAGGAGCAACGAGCGAAACAACAGCACCTGAACCGACCGCCCGGACTACGCCGGCGCGGATCGCTTTGGTAGGTGTCCATGGCTTCGGCGTCCATCACCTGCACAACCTCGAGAGGCTCCGCGCCGAGGGCCTGGTGGACTTGGTCGCAGTAGCAGATCCCAACCCTCCGGCCGCAGGAAGCCTGCCGGAGACAACCGCCGTCCATAGCAATCTGGAAGGGTTGCTGGCCGGCAATCACCGTCCGGACGTCATCATCGTGGCCACCCCCATCCAGACCCACGCCCCTTTGGCCTTGTCCGTGCTTGCCGCCCGGGCCGACCTCTACCTGGAGAAGCCACCAGTCGCCTCCATGAAAGATTTCCTCCGTCTCCAGGAAGCTGCGAGCGCGGCCGGTCGCAGCGTGCAGATCGGCTTTCAGAGCCTGGGATCCCATGCCCTGACCGCACTGGAGAAGCTGGCGCAGGGCCAATCCACGGCGGAACTACCCCGGATAGGCACCCTCAAAGGCATCTCCGCCACCGGCCGATGGGTCCGGGACCGCGCCTATTACAAGCGCTCCCGATGGGCAGGCAAGCGGAGCCTGGACGGCGTTGATGTGGTGGACGGCGTAGCTACGAACCCGTTGGCCCACGCCATCGCCACAGCACTGCGAATCGCCGGTGCACGCCACGCCGGGGATCTTGCCTCCGTAGACACCGATCTCTATCGCGCCAACGACATCGAATCGGACGACACCTCGGTGATCCGAATGCGTACCACCGCTGGTTTGCCCATCACGTGTGCCCTCACGCTTTGCGCCGCGGAGTCGGTTGAACCGTACGTCACGCTGCATGGCACGGAAGGAACGGCGGTATTCCAATACACGGAGGACCGCGTCACCGTTCGCACCGAAAGCGGGGAAACGTCGCACACCTTCGGTCGCGAAGACCTCACCGCGAACCTCCTGAAGCACCTCTCTGATGGCACGCCGCTGCTCAGCCCGCTCGATCACAGCGGCGCGTTCATGCGGGTCCTGGAAGCCATCCGTACGGCCGACGCGCCGGCCCTCATCCCCACGGAAAGCGTGGTCTGGGTGGGAACGGGCGATCAAGCCCACGCCGTGATCCCCCATATCGAGGACATCCTGGACCGTGCCACCAGTGCGCATGCCACCTTCGCCGAACTGGGGTTCCCCTGGGCGCGGGCTGTCACATCGGGCGCCCATGCCCTGTTCACTTCCCCCGCCGAGCCAGCCACGCCGGCCGCCGTCCTGCGCAGCGGAAGGGGCCTCGAGCGGGAGCTCTCCCCCCGTCCCTACCTGCACCCGGTGTCTACCCAAGCCGGAATTGTGGTGACGGACCACCTGGCCTCGGACCATGCCTGGCATCTCGGCACCGGGTTCGCGCTGCAGGATGTCAACGGAAGCAACTTCTGGGGCGGCCGCAGCTACCGCAGGACTGCTGGAAAGTACGTGGACCTGAACGATCACGGCCGGGTGGACATCGTAGGCGTAACCCGCGGAGGTGGCCACGCCGCACTGGACCTTGAGTGGTTCGGGGCCGACGGCAGCCTGCTCCTGGAAGAGCGTCGCACCTTCAATCGCAGCCTCGTCAGCCCCAGCACGTGGCGGCTGGACATCCAGACCCAGCTCACCGCCGTCGTCGATGTCACGCTTGGGAGCCCGGGTTCGCATGGTGCCGCCGGAAGCGGCTACGGTGGCTTCTTTTGGCGGCTGCCGGCCAACTCTTCGCCGCGCGTCTTCTCCTCCACGGCCGAGGGAGAGTCGGCTGTGCACGGTTCCGTTTCGCCGTGGCTGGCTTGGTCGGGTGAGTTCGACGGCGGCCCCGCCACCTTGGTGTTCGGCGCGCCCGTGGAGTCCCCCGATCCGTGGTTCGTGCGCTGCAGCGGCTACCCGGCAGTGGGCTCGGCCTTGGCCTGGGACAGTGCGGTGGAGTTGGCCCGGGGCACTTCGCTGGCACGCACCAACACGGTCTGGATCAGTGATGGTTCCCTGGATGTGGACGAGATCGAAGCGCTTGTAGCCAGCCGCTGA
- a CDS encoding acetylxylan esterase translates to MPLFDLPLEQLRDYTSTAVAPTDLDAFWDRTLTEARTLPLDAVFEPVDNYLSVIDTFDVTFSGYGGDRIKGWLHVPAGVDQGAKLPVVVEYIGYSGGRGLVNQNTRWAQAGYAHFIMDTRGQGYGGVSGDTPDPHPSAGGVAYAGLMTRGADHQDNYYFRRVYVDAFRAVEAAQGHPAVDPAKVVLAGVSQGGGITVATAGLVAGRLDGVIAALPDVPFLQDFPRAIDITPRGPYPEIASFLGRHRGRYDSMLAVLNYFDGVHLGRAATVPALFSAAQMDDICPPSTVFASYNNYGLDAGAPEKDIEVYRFNNHEGGQEHHWIRQLQYLRKLLSS, encoded by the coding sequence ATGCCTCTTTTTGACCTGCCCCTCGAACAGCTTCGCGACTACACCTCCACAGCTGTGGCGCCGACGGATCTCGACGCCTTCTGGGACCGCACCCTCACCGAAGCAAGGACCTTGCCGCTGGACGCCGTGTTCGAGCCGGTGGACAACTACCTCTCGGTGATCGACACCTTCGATGTCACGTTCTCCGGCTACGGGGGAGACCGCATCAAGGGCTGGCTGCACGTGCCGGCCGGGGTGGATCAGGGCGCCAAGCTCCCCGTGGTGGTGGAGTACATCGGCTACTCCGGAGGTCGCGGCCTGGTCAACCAGAACACCCGCTGGGCGCAGGCCGGCTACGCGCACTTCATCATGGACACCCGCGGCCAAGGCTACGGTGGCGTCTCAGGTGACACGCCGGATCCCCACCCCTCAGCCGGCGGAGTTGCGTATGCGGGACTGATGACGCGCGGCGCCGACCACCAGGACAACTACTATTTCCGACGGGTCTACGTGGACGCCTTCCGCGCCGTAGAAGCGGCACAGGGCCATCCCGCCGTCGACCCTGCCAAAGTGGTGCTGGCCGGTGTCAGCCAAGGCGGCGGCATCACCGTCGCCACCGCCGGGCTTGTGGCCGGAAGGCTCGACGGCGTCATCGCCGCTCTGCCCGACGTCCCGTTCCTGCAGGATTTCCCACGTGCCATCGACATCACCCCGCGCGGGCCATACCCCGAGATAGCCTCATTTCTGGGCCGGCACCGGGGCCGCTATGACTCGATGCTCGCCGTGCTGAACTATTTCGACGGCGTGCACCTTGGGCGCGCGGCTACCGTCCCGGCGCTCTTTTCCGCAGCGCAAATGGACGACATCTGCCCGCCCTCCACGGTGTTCGCGAGCTACAACAACTACGGTCTGGATGCTGGGGCGCCTGAGAAGGACATCGAGGTTTACCGCTTCAACAACCACGAGGGCGGCCAGGAACAC
- a CDS encoding YesL family protein: MASGGFGFKAYTLFDTLVWIACLNVLWIVFTVLGGVVLGFGPSTAAAQVLVRDKVRGGAAPLVRRFAKEYAGNFGKGNALGLPLAAVGAALTLNWGYFSAGWDLGSQIASAGVLMVALFGVGVACYLFPMFARYNLSVPQYFLMSSRFAMRHLAGTVILLFVTAAALFVCRSVPGLILFFGIGAWLYVTGWLCDRFFTANDEAMEGAQAADAADSMTTPVPVATREAGIA, translated from the coding sequence ATGGCGTCCGGTGGATTCGGCTTCAAGGCCTACACGCTTTTCGACACGCTCGTCTGGATAGCCTGTTTGAACGTGCTGTGGATCGTCTTCACGGTCCTGGGTGGCGTCGTACTGGGCTTCGGGCCCAGTACAGCTGCCGCGCAGGTGTTGGTGCGGGACAAAGTGCGGGGAGGTGCCGCTCCCTTGGTGCGCCGCTTCGCCAAGGAATATGCCGGGAACTTCGGCAAGGGCAATGCCTTGGGACTGCCATTGGCGGCAGTCGGAGCGGCCCTAACGCTCAACTGGGGCTACTTCTCGGCGGGCTGGGACCTCGGTTCGCAGATCGCGTCAGCGGGAGTCCTCATGGTGGCCCTGTTTGGGGTTGGGGTAGCCTGCTACCTCTTTCCGATGTTTGCCCGCTACAACCTTTCCGTGCCGCAATACTTCCTGATGTCGTCACGCTTCGCCATGCGCCATCTGGCCGGTACTGTCATCCTCTTGTTCGTCACGGCGGCCGCCCTGTTTGTCTGCCGTTCGGTTCCTGGGCTGATCCTGTTCTTCGGGATCGGAGCATGGCTTTATGTCACAGGCTGGTTGTGCGACCGCTTCTTCACTGCGAACGATGAAGCCATGGAGGGCGCCCAGGCGGCAGATGCGGCCGACTCCATGACCACGCCCGTACCTGTGGCGACGAGGGAGGCCGGCATTGCCTGA
- a CDS encoding ABC transporter permease, with translation MTAPVVEAKASERVAAKPPVPRRRRGFAVHFAHYKWLYLLLLPGVLYFAVFRYGPMYGVSIAFKDYVPFLGVNGSPWVGVTNFTDFFANPDFPRLLGNTLILAFLNLGIAFPLTIILALLLNEVRLSVLKRTVQTLVYIPHFLSWTIVASLSFLLFALDIGPLFQFVNGLFGTNVDILSDPNWFRPLIVLQEIWKNTGWGTIIFLAALATVDQDQYEAAIIDGAGRFRRVWHITLPGIRSTIIVMLILAIGQMLNTGFEQIYLMTNALNRSVADVFDTYVYFVGITQGAYSYSTAVGLFKSLVGIVLIFGTNWLSKRFNQSGLF, from the coding sequence GTGACAGCGCCGGTGGTTGAAGCCAAGGCCTCGGAACGGGTGGCCGCCAAGCCACCCGTCCCGAGGCGGCGGCGCGGGTTCGCAGTCCACTTCGCGCACTACAAGTGGCTCTATCTGCTCCTTTTGCCCGGAGTCCTGTACTTTGCGGTCTTCCGGTACGGGCCCATGTACGGAGTGTCCATTGCGTTCAAGGACTACGTTCCCTTCCTGGGCGTCAACGGCAGCCCATGGGTTGGTGTCACGAACTTCACGGATTTCTTCGCGAACCCCGATTTCCCACGGTTGCTCGGAAACACCCTGATCCTTGCGTTCCTGAACCTTGGGATTGCATTTCCCCTGACCATCATCCTGGCCCTGCTGCTGAACGAGGTCCGCCTGTCGGTGCTCAAGCGCACAGTCCAGACTCTCGTGTACATCCCGCATTTCCTGTCGTGGACCATCGTGGCGTCGTTGAGCTTCCTGCTCTTTGCCCTGGACATCGGCCCGCTGTTCCAATTCGTGAACGGGCTCTTCGGGACCAACGTGGACATCCTGTCCGATCCCAACTGGTTCCGGCCGCTGATCGTGCTCCAGGAGATCTGGAAAAACACGGGCTGGGGAACCATCATCTTCCTCGCCGCACTGGCCACCGTGGACCAGGACCAGTACGAGGCGGCCATCATCGACGGCGCGGGCAGGTTCCGGCGCGTCTGGCACATCACACTGCCCGGCATCAGGTCCACCATCATCGTGATGCTGATCCTGGCCATCGGGCAGATGCTCAACACCGGCTTCGAGCAGATCTACCTCATGACCAACGCCCTCAACCGCAGCGTGGCCGACGTCTTCGATACCTACGTGTACTTCGTGGGCATCACCCAGGGCGCCTACAGCTACAGCACCGCCGTCGGACTCTTCAAGTCCCTGGTGGGCATCGTGCTGATCTTTGGCACCAACTGGCTGTCCAAGCGGTTCAACCAGAGCGGACTGTTCTAA
- a CDS encoding carbohydrate ABC transporter permease, with product MKIHNTRGGRVFDAANYVFLSLVGIVTLLPFIYVLAGSFANEAEITRRAFFVWPEQFTLSAYEYIFSTPAFTKALVTTVLVTLVGTLIQLILTVTMAYPLAKKNLRGRKLIMSLVVFAMVFSGGMIPTFLLVKDLGLLNTYWALILPAAINPFSLIIIKNFFQELPDELEESAKMDGATEIGILWRILLPLSKPVLATFALFYAVGIWNDFMSPLLYLSDNNMWTLQMYLRQVTAASDLLGTGNVDPSYIPPEQGIKFAVIVVATLPILIFYPFLQKHFAKGMLIGSVKG from the coding sequence ATGAAGATTCACAACACCCGTGGCGGCCGGGTTTTCGATGCCGCCAACTACGTTTTCCTCAGCCTGGTCGGCATCGTCACGCTGCTGCCGTTCATCTACGTTTTGGCCGGCTCCTTCGCCAACGAAGCCGAAATCACCCGGCGGGCGTTCTTCGTCTGGCCCGAACAGTTCACCCTCTCGGCTTACGAGTACATCTTCTCCACCCCGGCGTTCACCAAGGCACTGGTCACCACCGTGCTGGTAACCCTGGTGGGTACGTTGATCCAGTTGATCCTGACCGTCACCATGGCCTACCCGCTGGCGAAGAAGAACCTGCGCGGCCGGAAGCTGATCATGTCCCTGGTGGTCTTCGCCATGGTGTTCTCCGGCGGCATGATTCCCACGTTCCTGCTGGTCAAGGACCTGGGTCTGCTGAACACCTACTGGGCCCTGATCCTGCCGGCAGCCATCAATCCGTTCAGCCTGATCATCATCAAGAACTTCTTCCAGGAACTCCCGGACGAGTTGGAAGAGTCAGCAAAGATGGACGGTGCCACCGAAATAGGGATCCTCTGGAGGATTCTGTTGCCGCTGTCCAAACCGGTGCTGGCCACGTTCGCCCTCTTCTACGCGGTGGGTATCTGGAACGACTTCATGTCCCCACTGCTCTACCTGAGCGACAACAACATGTGGACGCTGCAGATGTACCTCCGCCAGGTCACCGCAGCCTCGGATTTGCTGGGCACCGGGAACGTGGACCCGTCGTATATTCCGCCCGAGCAAGGCATTAAGTTCGCCGTGATCGTGGTGGCCACCCTGCCCATCCTCATCTTCTACCCCTTCCTGCAGAAGCACTTTGCCAAGGGCATGCTGATCGGCTCGGTCAAGGGCTGA
- a CDS encoding MFS transporter has product MSPRPFPPRPQSTKPPTTRARSTESWHYPLRHHNYRIFVTLSLVGSGGVWMQRLAQDWLVLQLTGSPAAVGLAVALQFLPMLVVGPVSGVLVDLFPKRRILLVCQSVAVVLAAGLAVWNAMGGTDVWVVYASCIALGITSAIDGPARQVFVNEVVGDAGLPAAIGLNSAIGQLGAMAGPALAGVVIAHTGPAAAFAANAGLGVAVLVMIASIRPGELHHSPEQPGPGSGHGQVLAGFRFVRARPPLLLTMLLAGLLGAFGMNGPVVLAAFADRVWHSGPAGFGLFNTVSALGALAGALVATRIKRFGRKGIVASAGLFGLTQLLAALMPTQEWFVVMLIVVGFMTLVFLTSAATAVQLEAGASVRGRVLALYFPLLLGGHALGGLLAGWLTEDFGVRTGLVITGALGMASAAVIGLLLWRCSRRGGN; this is encoded by the coding sequence GTGTCGCCGCGCCCGTTCCCACCGCGCCCCCAATCAACCAAGCCCCCAACCACGCGTGCCCGATCCACAGAGTCCTGGCACTATCCGCTGCGGCACCACAACTACCGGATCTTCGTCACCCTTTCCTTGGTTGGCAGCGGCGGCGTCTGGATGCAACGGCTCGCGCAGGACTGGTTGGTCCTCCAGCTCACCGGCAGCCCGGCTGCGGTGGGCCTGGCCGTTGCACTTCAGTTCCTTCCCATGCTGGTGGTGGGCCCCGTCAGTGGTGTGCTGGTGGACCTCTTCCCCAAACGCCGCATCCTGCTGGTATGCCAGTCGGTCGCCGTGGTGCTTGCCGCTGGCCTTGCCGTGTGGAATGCGATGGGCGGCACCGACGTGTGGGTGGTCTACGCTTCGTGCATCGCCTTGGGGATAACGAGTGCCATTGATGGGCCGGCCAGGCAGGTGTTCGTCAATGAAGTGGTAGGCGACGCCGGCCTGCCTGCGGCCATCGGACTGAACAGTGCGATCGGGCAACTGGGCGCCATGGCAGGTCCTGCGCTTGCCGGTGTGGTGATTGCCCATACGGGTCCGGCAGCGGCCTTCGCTGCCAACGCAGGCCTTGGCGTGGCGGTCCTGGTGATGATCGCATCCATCCGTCCGGGGGAGCTCCACCACTCGCCGGAACAGCCCGGCCCCGGGTCAGGTCACGGCCAGGTCCTGGCTGGGTTCCGGTTCGTCCGTGCCCGTCCACCCCTCCTCCTAACCATGCTCCTGGCCGGTTTGCTGGGTGCCTTCGGCATGAACGGGCCCGTTGTCCTGGCAGCCTTCGCTGACCGGGTGTGGCACAGTGGTCCGGCCGGTTTCGGCCTCTTCAACACCGTCAGCGCGCTCGGAGCCCTGGCCGGCGCCTTGGTCGCTACCCGGATCAAACGGTTCGGACGCAAGGGAATCGTGGCCAGCGCCGGGCTCTTTGGCCTGACCCAGCTGCTGGCCGCGTTGATGCCGACGCAGGAGTGGTTCGTGGTGATGCTCATTGTGGTGGGCTTCATGACCCTGGTGTTCCTCACCAGTGCTGCGACTGCCGTGCAACTCGAAGCCGGGGCGAGTGTCCGCGGACGTGTCCTGGCGCTCTACTTCCCCCTCCTCCTGGGCGGTCACGCCTTGGGTGGGTTGTTGGCGGGGTGGCTGACCGAGGATTTCGGTGTGCGTACGGGGCTGGTCATCACCGGGGCGCTGGGCATGGCGTCTGCCGCGGTGATCGGGCTGCTCCTGTGGCGCTGTTCCCGTCGAGGTGGCAATTGA